Proteins from a single region of Urocitellus parryii isolate mUroPar1 chromosome 4, mUroPar1.hap1, whole genome shotgun sequence:
- the Zbtb34 gene encoding zinc finger and BTB domain-containing protein 34 yields MSVEMDSSSFIQFDVPEYSSTVLSQLNELRLQGKLCDIIVHIQGQPFRAHKAVLAASSPYFRDHSALSTMSGLSISVIKNPNVFEQLLSFCYTGRMSLQLKDVVSFLTAASFLQMQCVIDKCTQILESIHSKISVGDVDSVTVGAEENPESRNGVKDGSFFTNPVEISPPYCPQVRQPAVSSDLRMETTPSKALRSRLQEEGHSDRGSSGSVSEYEIQIEGDHEQGDLLVRESQITEVKVKMEKSDRPSCSDSSSLGDDGYHTEMVDGEQVVAVNVGSYGSVLQHAYSYSQAASQPTSVSEAFGSLSNSSPSRSMLSCFRGGRARQKRALSVHLHSDLQGMVQGSDSEAVMSNPGYESSPRERSARGHWYPYNERLICIYCGKSFNQKGSLDRHMRLHMGITPFVCKFCGKKYTRKDQLEYHIRGHTDDKPFRCEICGKCFPFQGTLNQHLRKNHPGVAEVRSRLESPERTDVYVEQKLENDASASEMALDSRMEIHTVSDAPD; encoded by the coding sequence ATGTCGGTAGAAATGGACAGCAGCAGTTTTATTCAGTTTGATGTGCCCGAGTACAGCAGCACCGTTCTGAGCCAGCTAAATGAACTCCGCCTGCAAGGGAAACTATGTGACATCATTGTCCATATTCAGGGTCAGCCATTCCGAGCCCATAAAGCAGTTCTTGCTGCCAGTTCTCCATATTTCCGGGACCATTCAGCATTAAGTACCATGAGTGGCTTGTCAATATCGGTGATTAAAAACCCCAACGTGTTTGAACAGTTGCTTTCCTTTTGTTACACTGGAAGAATGTCCTTGCAGCTGAAGGATGTTGTCAGTTTTCTGACAGCAGCTAGCTTTCTTCAGATGCAGTGTGTCATTGACAAGTGCACGCAGATCCTAGAGAGCATCCATTcaaaaataagtgttggagaTGTCGACTCTGTCACTGTTGGTGCTGAGGAAAATCCCGAGAGCCGTAATGGAGTGAAAGACGGCAGCTTCTTCACCAACCCTGTTGAGATCTCCCCTCCATACTGCCCTCAGGTACGGCAGCCCGCTGTGAGCAGTGATCTCCGGATGGAGACGACTCCCAGCAAAGCTTTGCGCAGCCGCTTACAGGAGGAGGGGCATTCAGACAGGGGGAGCAGTGGGAGTGTGTCTGAGTATGAGATTCAGATCGAGGGGGACCACGAGCAAGGGGACCTCTTGGTGAGGGAAAGCCAGATCACTGAGGTTAAAGTGAAGATGGAAAAGTCTGACCGACCCAGCTGTTCTGACAGCTCCTCCCTAGGTGATGACGGGTACCACACCGAAATGGTTGATGGGGAACAAGTTGTGGCAGTGAATGTGGGCTCCTATGGCTCTGTGCTCCAGCATGCATATTCCTATTCCCAAGCAGCCTCACAGCCAACCAGTgtttcagaagcttttggaagtTTGAGTAATTCTAGCCCATCCAGGTCCATGCTGAGCTGTTTCCGAGGAGGGCGTGCCCGCCAGAAGCGGGCTCTGTCCGTCCACCTGCACAGTGACCTGCAGGGCATGGTACAGGGATCTGACAGTGAAGCTGTGATGAGCAACCCTGGGTATGAGAGCAGTCCCCGGGAGAGGAGTGCAAGAGGTCACTGGTACCCATACAATGAGAGGTTGATCTGTATTTACTGTGGGAAGTCCTTCAACCAGAAAGGAAGCCTTGACAGGCACATGCGCCTCCATATGGGAATCACCCCCTTCGTGTGCAAGTTCTGTGGGAAGAAGTACACACGGAAGGACCAACTGGAGTACCACATCCGGGGCCACACTGATGATAAACCATTCCGCTGTGAGATCTGTGGGAAGTGCTTTCCATTCCAAGGTACCCTCAACCAGCACCTGAGGAAAAACCACCCAGGCGTTGCTGAAGTCAGGAGTCGTCTAGAGTCCCCTGAGAGAACAGATGTGTATGTGGAACAGAA